A window from Oncorhynchus mykiss isolate Arlee chromosome 9, USDA_OmykA_1.1, whole genome shotgun sequence encodes these proteins:
- the LOC110531339 gene encoding ladderlectin-like, giving the protein MTMLTSLLLLSAAFALGDANSLLEEDLCPSGWTKYGSRCLMFVKTTRSWPEAERYCVSLGDQLVSVPNVVKYLGANLASVHSSEEDQFLQTLVLVKTVGFPPTWIGGFYSVKDRQWFWSDGYDFDHQNWAEGRPGAGARETCLHINFGGQKRWNNALCGRSFPSVCSLRLLPLRQTIH; this is encoded by the exons ATGACCATGTTGACCAGTCTTCTGCTTCTCAGTGCTGCCTTTGCTCTGGGAGATGCAA ATTCATTGCTAGAAGAAGACTTGTGTCCTTCCGGTTGGACCAAATATGGATCACGCTGTTTAATGTTTGTAAAGACTACAAGGAGCTGGCCTGAAGCAGAG CGGTACTGTGTGTCCCTTGGTGATCAACTGGTGTCTGTACCCAACGTTGTGAAGTACCTTGGCGCAAACCTGGCATCTGTGCACAGCTCCGAGGAGGACCAATTTCTACAGACGTTGGTCTTGGTCAAGACTGTTGGTTTCCCTCCTACCTGGATTGGCGGATTTTATTCTGTTAAG gACAGGCAATGGTTCTGGAGTGATGGCTACGACTTTGATCACCAGAACTGGGCTGAAGGAAGGCCTGGTGCTGGTGCCAGAGAGACTTGTCTTCATATCAACTTTGGAG GTCAGAAGCGCTGGAACAATGCTCTATGTGGAAGGAGCTTTCCCTCGGTGTGCTCCCTGAGACTCCTGCCTCTCCGCCAGACTATACATTAG
- the opi-2 gene encoding LOW QUALITY PROTEIN: oocyte protease inhibitor-2 (The sequence of the model RefSeq protein was modified relative to this genomic sequence to represent the inferred CDS: inserted 2 bases in 1 codon) yields the protein MSRNVYCPSILCPNYSKCYMFPDTMIRPKTPCEDARDATLNGSIGAYIPWCDDSGQYTPEQCWGSTGYCLCVTSTGQKIPGTETPPGTAPINCSTQNGKIRPKTPCEIARDTAMXKVRPGVYVPTCDNDGQYKPEQCSGSTGYCWCVNSSGQKIQGTETPPGTAITCSTKMKGVGSKM from the exons ATGTCCAGAAATGTATATTGTCCTTCAATATTATGTCCAAATTACAGTAAATGTTACATGTTTCCAGATACTATGATACGACCCAAGACCCCATGTGAGGATGCTAGAGATGCCACTTTAAATGGCTCAATTGGAGCCTACATCCCCTGGTGTGACGACAGTGGACAATACACCCCCGAGCAATGTTGGGGCTCTACAG GTTACTGTTTGTGTGTGACCAGTACTGGACAGAAGATCCCGGGTACTGAGACTCCACCTGGCACTGCTCCAATCAACTGTTCCACCCAGA ATGGTAAGATACGACCCAAGACCCCCTGTGAGATTGCTAGAGATACTGCGAT AAAAGTCAGGCCTGGAGTCTACGTCCCCACGTGTGACAACGATGGACAATACAAACCTGAGCAATGTTCAGGCTCTACAG GTTACTGTTGGTGTGTGAACAGTTCTGGACAGAAGATCCAGGGTACTGAGACTCCACCAGGCACTGCTATCACCTGTTCCaccaag ATGAAAGGCGTTGGAAGTAAGATGTAG